The Thalassotalea sediminis genome includes the window TTCATTGATTAATCGTTCAGCACCTTGATAATGTACGTTGTCATCGCCGGTACCATGTACCAATAATAAGTTACCTTGTAAGTTCTTGGCGTGGGTTATTGGTGAACCTTGCTTATAACCTTCTTCATAATCGGGTAATAAGCCTGAGTAACGTTCTTGATAAATGGTATCGTATAGCTTTTGGTCTGGTACTGGCGCCAATGATATACCTACGTGGTATTGCTCAGGGTAACGAAATAACATATTCAATGTCATAGAGCCACCACCAGAGTGTCCCCATATGCCAACGCGATCCGTATCGATATAATCCCAGCGTTTACTCATTGCATCTAAAGCATCGGCTTGGTCACGAGATGATAAAATGCCTACTGCACCATAAATGGACTTACGCCACTCACGCCCTTTTGGCGACGCTGCACCTCGGCTATCAATTGACGCGATAATGTAACCTTGTTCGGTCATATAAGCATCCCAAACATAAGAGTTTCCACGCCATCTATTTTGTACCGTTTGCCCAGCCGGTTCACTGTATACATAAAAAATAATTGGGTATTTTTTATTTGGGTCAAAGTCAGCAGGGCGCATGATATAACCATCTAATACAACACCATCACGCGCTTTTACTTGGAAAAACTCATGTGAAGGTTTGTTAATTGTTGCCAATTTATCAATCAGCTTTTGGTTGTCCATCATCATGTGTTTTTCTTGATGATTCGCTACCATGACTAAACGTTTTTGTGTCGGTTGGTCAAAGGCTGAATGGCTATGAACGGCCCATTGACCATTAGGTGACATTTGATAGTAGTTTACACCCGCAAACGCTTTTGGAGTGAGTCGCTGATTTACCACGCTACCATCTAACTTGCTGCGGTATAGATAACGCTCTGATGTATTACCTTTGGACGCTGTAAAATATAGCCAACCACCTTTTTCATCAATTGCTTGAATAGAGCCAAAAACAGTGACATCAAAATTACCTGGCGTTAAATTGATAACTTCTTTACCATCACGTGATATGCGGTAAAGATCTCGCCAACCACTGCGTTCACTCGTCCAAACAAAATACTTGCCGTCGTTAATCCAGTGGGCATCATCATAGAAATCTAAATAAGTTTCTTCTTGTTCAACCATGATCTTACTAATCGCGGCATTTTGACTGTTCACTAGATAAAGTATATTGGTATCTTGCTTACGATTAACATGCTGAATAAGTATAGCTTCGCCAGTGCCTGCCCAGTTCATACGTGGAATATACATTTCTCGTGAATTATTTGGCAGCTTAGTCATCGTGACCTTTTTCGAGGCTAGGTCAACAATGCCAATATTAGCGAGAGAATTAGTTTCACCTACTTTAGGGTATGGAAATTTGGTAATTGTTGGGTATAGAGCGTCGGTATTGTTGATCATGATAAAGTCTTTGCTACCAGAGGTATCTAGTTGCCAAAAAGCAATTTTTTTACCATCGGGGCTCCAGCGAAAACCATCTCGAATTGAAAATTCTTCTTCGTATACCCAATCGAACAAACCATTAATAATGCCATTACCCGCGTCGTGAGTTAATTGGGAAATGCTGTTATCATTAAGATTCTCAACATAAATGTTATCATCGCGTACATAGGCAACGCGTGTTCCATCAGGTGAAAACTTCGCAAACATGAGGCTACTAGGCTTGGCTGCATCACCACCTAATTTGACTAATGCATTTGTAGATAGATTTAGTACCCAATAATCACCACGACTGTTTGAACGCCATACCTTTTTACTATTGGTATAAATGAGCAACTGTTTGCGATCACCAGACCAAATATAGTCATGAATAGCGAGAGGCTTTTCTGTATTTCTTGGCGTTAACTGCTCTGCTGAAACGAGTACTTCACCTTGCAGTGTCTCCGGGTTATATAAAACAATATCGCGCCCAATTGGCACTTGTTTACCTTTATCATCGGCTTTTGTTGTTTTCGACTTTTCTACTGATGTGTAACCGGTACCATCCTCTAGCCAGCGAATTTGACCGATATAATCTGATCTAAATTCATAATCGGTATAAATTCTGTCAAGTGTTAGCGCATTTTTAGTATTTGCTAAGTTACTTTCTGCTTGTTGTGTTGTATTACCATCTGTTGCTTGGCAAGCAACAAGCGCTGTAGTCAGCGCGGTTCCAACAAGCAATTTTTTTATTGTGATAAATTGCATGTACTTTTCCTCGTCAATAACGCAGCTACTTTAAATTGTATACAATTTAAAGGCAATGGTTGCTCGAGATTATTCGCGGTAATGTTGTGAATTTTATTTTACTTATACGCTTGAATTTCGTGCTTTATTGCCTCATTTAATAAAATTATTTGTTTTAATTTGAAATCAATATGACTAAAGCGCTCGAAATATCTGGTTTAAAGAAAACTTATAAAGGTGGTTTTCAAGCCTTGAAAGGAATAGAACTCTCAGTTGATAAAGGTGACTTTTTTGCTTTACTAGGACCAAATGGAGCGGGGAAGTCTACGACAATTGGTGTCATTACTTCGTTGGTTAATAAATCTGAAGGACAAGTAAAGGTTTTTGGTTACGATATTGATCAGGCCCTTGAAACCGCAAAAAGTCATATAGGTTTAGTACCACAAGAGTTTAACTTTAATCAGTTTGAAAGCTTAACGAAAATATTGGTAAATCAGGCAGGGTACTATGGTGTTGATCGCGCAACAGCACATCAACGCGCCGAAAAGTACCTAAAGCAACTCGATCTATGGGATAAAAAAGACAATGCGGCAAGAATGCTGTCAGGTGGAATGAAACGCCGCTTGATGATAGCTCGCGCGTTAATGCATGAACCACAAATACTCATTTTAGATGAACCAACGGCTGGTGTTGATATTGAGTTAAGACGTTCTATGTGGGATTTTTTACGCGAATTAAACAAGCAAGGTATTACCATTATTTTAACGACACACTATTTGGAAGAAGCAGAAATGTTGTGCCGTAATATCGCGATTATTGACTCGGGCATCATCGTAGAAAATACCGACATGAAATCACTACTGGCTAAGCTTGATTTGGAAACATTCGTATTAGACCTCAAGCCTAATAGTAATACACCTGAGCTTGAAGGGTTTTGTTACCGCGTTATCGATGATCATACGGTAGAAGTTGATGTGAGAAAATCTCAAAAGATTAATGATGTCTTTGCACAGCTTAGTCAACAGGACATTGATGTAATTAGTATGCGAAATAAAAGTAATCGTTTAGAAGAACTGTTTGTAAGTCTCGTTGGTTCAGGTGAAAAGTTGGAGGAAGCATAGCGATGTCGTCAGCTAGAAATATGGTTGCATTAAAAAGTATTTTGCATAAAGAGACTCACAGATTTATGCGCATTTGGGTGCAAACGCTCGTACCACCTGCGATAACGATTAGCTTATATTTTGTTATTTTTGGCTCTTTAATAGGCTCGAGAATTGGTCAAATGGGGGGCTTTGATTATATGGCATTTATTGTCCCAGGTTTGATTATGATGAGTGTGATCACTAATTCGTATTCTAATGTAGCATCATCATTTTTTAGTGCAAAATGGCAACGAAATGTAGAAGAAATGCTTGTAGCACCAGTACCAAACTGGGTGATTGTCGCAGGCTATGTTGGCGGCGGCATGGCGCGGGGAATTCTAGTCGGACTTATTGTTACTATTGTTGCAATGTTTTTTACTGACATTCAAATTCATAATATTTGGGTTATTATTGTAACGGTCGCTTTAACGTCAGCAACATTTGCGTTAGGTGGTTTAATTAATGCTGTTTTTGCGGGTAGTTTTGATGATATATCCATTATTCCTACTTTTGTTTTAACGCCGTTAACATACTTAGGCGGTGTATTTTATTCTATCTCATTGTTGCCAGATTTCTGGCAAGGTGTGTCGCAAATTAACCCTATCGTGTATATGGTAAATGCATTCCGTTATGGTTTCTTGGGTATTTCAGATGTCAGTTTAACGGTGGCATTTAGTGTTTTAGGGGTATTTATTGTTAGCCTTTATGGTATAGCAATGTACTTAATTTCTAAGGGAATTGGTTTGAGAAGCTAATGCAAGACAGTAATACCGGTGATTCAAAAGCGATAGTTACAAATCAGTTAGGCGTTCATGAAAAGCTTGTTGATATTGTTGAAAAGCATTTAGCCCATCGTTCTCAAAAGCCTTTTCAACAGCACACGTTAGATGCTTTTGCTTTAGCGAATGAACGAGTAAGTGCTCACAAAGGAAAGCTAATATTAGACTCCTGCTGTGGGGTTGGTCAAAGTACGCGTTTACTGGCAAAGAATAACCCAGAGGCGTTGGTTATCGGTATTGATAAATCTGCGCATCGCATCGAGCGTAATGATCAAGAACTCGTTGCTCGCACGTCGACACACGATATAGACAATTTCTTACTATTACGTGCTGATCTAAATGACTTCTATCGACTGATCGTGCGGGAGAAATGGTGTGTTGATCAGCATTATATTCTGTACCCAAATCCATGGCCAAAGAGTAAGCATGTGCAACGTCGATGGCACGGAAGCGCAGTGTTTCCTGAGATAATTTCAATTGGGCAAAAGATTATCTTGCGTAGTAATTGGCGATTATATTTAGAAGAGTTCTTAATGGCCGCAAACATTGCTAATCGCCGTGGCAGCATTGAAGAAGTAAAAGCTGATATCGCTTTAACGCCATTTGAAGCAAAGTATAAGGCAAGCGGGCAGGTATGTTGGCAATTAACCATTACTTAGCTGTTCACTGTGTTGTGCTATTACGTTCTTTAGTTGATTAGGCTAAATTGCTTAGTGAAAATCACCACTTTTTTGCCAATGATACAAACTCTAAATAAGCTATATATAGCCGCTAAATAATAAAAAACCAAAAAAAACAACACTTTAAAAAGTTGGTCTAATAATTGTTAGTAAGGACATATCAGTCACTTTGAAGATAGGACATGGATATGACTCACAATATTAAAAAGAACGTTTTAATGATGGCGTTAAGCAGTTTGGCAATTGTCGAGCTAGGGTTTGTATATTTAGCAACATTAATTGGTTAATTGGTCAATTGTTTATAAGTAAAATCGTTTAAAAAACGAAAAATACAAGACTTTTGTTGCAAAGTTTATTAAAGTGCCGCACTTACGACATGTCTCCAATATCGGGTTGGTGACTACAAAAAGTTAGTGCAATTTATGACGATGAACAAACGTGCGGCAAATGCGACAGAAGAGTCGCTACAT containing:
- a CDS encoding S9 family peptidase, producing MQFITIKKLLVGTALTTALVACQATDGNTTQQAESNLANTKNALTLDRIYTDYEFRSDYIGQIRWLEDGTGYTSVEKSKTTKADDKGKQVPIGRDIVLYNPETLQGEVLVSAEQLTPRNTEKPLAIHDYIWSGDRKQLLIYTNSKKVWRSNSRGDYWVLNLSTNALVKLGGDAAKPSSLMFAKFSPDGTRVAYVRDDNIYVENLNDNSISQLTHDAGNGIINGLFDWVYEEEFSIRDGFRWSPDGKKIAFWQLDTSGSKDFIMINNTDALYPTITKFPYPKVGETNSLANIGIVDLASKKVTMTKLPNNSREMYIPRMNWAGTGEAILIQHVNRKQDTNILYLVNSQNAAISKIMVEQEETYLDFYDDAHWINDGKYFVWTSERSGWRDLYRISRDGKEVINLTPGNFDVTVFGSIQAIDEKGGWLYFTASKGNTSERYLYRSKLDGSVVNQRLTPKAFAGVNYYQMSPNGQWAVHSHSAFDQPTQKRLVMVANHQEKHMMMDNQKLIDKLATINKPSHEFFQVKARDGVVLDGYIMRPADFDPNKKYPIIFYVYSEPAGQTVQNRWRGNSYVWDAYMTEQGYIIASIDSRGAASPKGREWRKSIYGAVGILSSRDQADALDAMSKRWDYIDTDRVGIWGHSGGGSMTLNMLFRYPEQYHVGISLAPVPDQKLYDTIYQERYSGLLPDYEEGYKQGSPITHAKNLQGNLLLVHGTGDDNVHYQGAERLINELVKHNKQFEFMSYPNRSHSLREGKGTTLHLQTMKTQYFNRYLKNKQ
- a CDS encoding ABC transporter ATP-binding protein, which codes for MTKALEISGLKKTYKGGFQALKGIELSVDKGDFFALLGPNGAGKSTTIGVITSLVNKSEGQVKVFGYDIDQALETAKSHIGLVPQEFNFNQFESLTKILVNQAGYYGVDRATAHQRAEKYLKQLDLWDKKDNAARMLSGGMKRRLMIARALMHEPQILILDEPTAGVDIELRRSMWDFLRELNKQGITIILTTHYLEEAEMLCRNIAIIDSGIIVENTDMKSLLAKLDLETFVLDLKPNSNTPELEGFCYRVIDDHTVEVDVRKSQKINDVFAQLSQQDIDVISMRNKSNRLEELFVSLVGSGEKLEEA
- a CDS encoding ABC transporter permease, translated to MSSARNMVALKSILHKETHRFMRIWVQTLVPPAITISLYFVIFGSLIGSRIGQMGGFDYMAFIVPGLIMMSVITNSYSNVASSFFSAKWQRNVEEMLVAPVPNWVIVAGYVGGGMARGILVGLIVTIVAMFFTDIQIHNIWVIIVTVALTSATFALGGLINAVFAGSFDDISIIPTFVLTPLTYLGGVFYSISLLPDFWQGVSQINPIVYMVNAFRYGFLGISDVSLTVAFSVLGVFIVSLYGIAMYLISKGIGLRS
- the trmB gene encoding tRNA (guanine(46)-N(7))-methyltransferase TrmB — protein: MQDSNTGDSKAIVTNQLGVHEKLVDIVEKHLAHRSQKPFQQHTLDAFALANERVSAHKGKLILDSCCGVGQSTRLLAKNNPEALVIGIDKSAHRIERNDQELVARTSTHDIDNFLLLRADLNDFYRLIVREKWCVDQHYILYPNPWPKSKHVQRRWHGSAVFPEIISIGQKIILRSNWRLYLEEFLMAANIANRRGSIEEVKADIALTPFEAKYKASGQVCWQLTIT